One stretch of Candidatus Binatia bacterium DNA includes these proteins:
- a CDS encoding glycosyltransferase family 39 protein: protein MKSKLRYEYILVVVLVVLALTVRLHEIHYSLDGDEVFSVQLASKQFAEVISGSLRDKPHPPLQNLLLYLWMKAFGVSEASARSLSVLFSAAFLATSYPLFRRYLSPWLALGVLSIVALSPFFVYYGQQARPYALIAFLSTANVLAFLRVLQEPRERKRLAVWAVSCCVLLYAQYLAILLIAVQISVALFTLRSESWRIVAYASAGTVFILPWFIAALSDSISRGIDPSRHVAWMTPPTFVDLVRFYLSVFGETPVLRMHWLLVLLAALGAASIRYRVLPRDVGARHLLLFLIAFGLPAVVYIVSISGPASIFASRQLLQSTVAFVIVIGLCLTMLPRTLAAGFWLILLAWTAASLPTAFPHNTKPPWRDVATKLDEQYASMPVVAQERWVVRPLSYYRTSGSVRLWSDLGEKEKTGRLLFVCRKFQCSEVETEPLQSRRSLVANWRWGSARENGEFNQLFLYEIGRGNLGGI from the coding sequence GTGAAATCCAAGCTTCGATATGAATATATCCTCGTTGTAGTTTTAGTCGTGCTTGCTTTGACCGTTCGCCTGCACGAAATTCACTACAGCTTGGATGGGGACGAAGTCTTCTCCGTTCAACTCGCGAGCAAACAGTTTGCGGAGGTGATCTCGGGCTCTTTGCGAGATAAGCCGCATCCTCCGCTGCAAAACCTCCTCCTTTATCTATGGATGAAAGCATTCGGGGTCTCGGAGGCATCCGCTCGATCCTTGAGCGTGCTGTTCTCGGCCGCCTTCCTTGCGACGTCATATCCGTTGTTTCGCCGGTATCTTTCCCCGTGGCTCGCTCTCGGCGTACTTTCAATCGTCGCTCTAAGTCCATTTTTTGTCTACTACGGGCAGCAGGCGCGGCCCTACGCTCTGATCGCGTTTCTTTCAACCGCTAACGTACTCGCCTTCCTCAGAGTTCTCCAGGAGCCGCGTGAGCGTAAACGCCTGGCGGTTTGGGCCGTCTCGTGCTGCGTCCTGCTCTATGCCCAATATCTCGCGATATTGCTCATCGCCGTTCAAATCAGCGTCGCATTGTTCACTCTGCGGTCGGAGAGCTGGAGGATCGTTGCCTATGCCTCGGCGGGAACCGTTTTCATCCTGCCCTGGTTCATCGCTGCGTTGAGCGACTCAATCTCGAGAGGAATTGATCCATCACGCCATGTCGCGTGGATGACGCCGCCGACTTTTGTCGATTTGGTGCGGTTCTACCTATCCGTGTTCGGAGAAACCCCGGTGCTGCGAATGCACTGGCTACTCGTGCTGCTGGCGGCGCTCGGAGCGGCGTCCATACGATACCGCGTCCTACCGAGAGATGTGGGCGCTCGCCATTTGCTCCTGTTTCTCATAGCCTTTGGACTGCCGGCAGTCGTTTATATCGTCTCGATATCCGGACCAGCGTCCATTTTTGCTTCGCGGCAACTGCTTCAATCAACGGTCGCATTCGTCATTGTGATTGGATTGTGTCTGACAATGTTGCCGCGGACTTTGGCCGCAGGATTCTGGCTGATCTTGCTGGCGTGGACAGCCGCGTCTCTGCCAACCGCGTTCCCGCACAACACGAAGCCGCCATGGCGCGATGTCGCGACCAAACTTGACGAACAGTATGCTTCGATGCCGGTTGTCGCGCAGGAGCGTTGGGTCGTTCGACCCCTGTCGTATTATCGAACATCGGGATCTGTCCGGCTTTGGAGCGATCTTGGAGAAAAGGAAAAGACCGGCAGGCTTTTGTTTGTCTGCCGCAAGTTTCAGTGCTCGGAGGTTGAAACCGAACCGCTTCAATCCCGCCGCTCGCTGGTAGCAAATTGGCGATGGGGCAGTGCGCGTGAGAATGGAGAGTTTAATCAGCTGTTCCTGTATGAGATTGGACGGGGAAATTTAGGGGGAATTTAG
- a CDS encoding KpsF/GutQ family sugar-phosphate isomerase, which translates to MDSGKTLKRARAVLDIEARGILSLVDRLDENFVRAVDLLYHCKGKVVVTGLGKSGLICRKISATLSSTGTPSLFLHAGDANHGDMGMINKGDVVLAVSNSGETEEILKFVPIVKRLGVKLIAMTGNAGSNLSTAADVVLNAGVKEEACPMGLSPTTSTTAALALGDALAVVLLEKKGFKEDDFALRHPGGTLGRKLLLRVEDLMHRDADLPLVDRKTRMKEAILVITSKRLGVTGVTDERGNLIGAITDGDLRRGLQAHGDGLLSQTAGEVMSRQPRSIEKNTLAAEALSMMEENIPSPITSLFVVEKQGDTKPVGILHLHDLLKAGIA; encoded by the coding sequence ATGGATTCCGGTAAGACGCTGAAGCGAGCGCGCGCCGTGCTCGACATCGAGGCGCGGGGCATCCTGTCGCTCGTCGACCGGCTCGACGAAAACTTCGTCCGCGCGGTGGATCTGCTTTATCACTGCAAGGGAAAAGTCGTGGTTACGGGCCTCGGGAAATCGGGCCTTATCTGCCGCAAGATCTCCGCCACGCTTTCGAGCACGGGGACGCCGTCGCTGTTTCTCCACGCCGGCGACGCCAATCACGGCGACATGGGAATGATCAACAAGGGGGACGTCGTTCTGGCCGTTTCCAACAGCGGCGAGACGGAAGAGATTCTCAAGTTTGTTCCCATCGTCAAGCGGCTGGGCGTGAAGCTGATCGCCATGACCGGCAATGCCGGCTCCAATCTCTCGACTGCGGCCGACGTCGTGCTCAACGCCGGCGTCAAAGAGGAAGCTTGCCCGATGGGGCTCTCGCCGACGACCAGCACCACCGCGGCGCTGGCGCTGGGTGACGCGTTAGCGGTCGTGCTGCTCGAAAAAAAGGGCTTCAAAGAGGACGACTTCGCCCTCAGGCATCCGGGCGGGACGCTCGGGCGCAAGCTGCTGCTGCGGGTGGAAGATCTGATGCATCGCGACGCCGACTTGCCGCTGGTCGACCGGAAGACTCGGATGAAGGAAGCCATATTGGTCATCACTTCCAAGCGGCTGGGTGTAACCGGAGTCACCGACGAGCGCGGCAATCTAATCGGGGCTATCACCGACGGCGACCTCCGCCGCGGACTGCAGGCGCACGGCGATGGACTGCTCAGCCAAACCGCCGGGGAGGTCATGAGCCGCCAGCCGCGCTCGATCGAGAAGAATACCCTCGCGGCGGAGGCCCTCTCCATGATGGAGGAGAATATCCCGAGTCCCATCACTTCCCTTTTCGTCGTCGAGAAGCAGGGCGACACCAAGCCGGTGGGCATCTTGCACCTGCACGACCTCTTGAAGGCCGGCATCGCCTGA
- the kdsB gene encoding 3-deoxy-manno-octulosonate cytidylyltransferase yields the protein MAVVAIIPVRYGSSRFPGKPLAMIGGKPIIQHVYENTSRTPGLNRVIVATDDRRIFETAKQFGAEAVMTSAKHASGTDRLAEVARKIRAEWIVNVQGDLPFIRPQTILRTLNPLRRDRSIPMGTARTPIFERDEWLNPNVVKVVTDREGSALYFSRAPIPYARGDNGAPAHAANGALLGYRHVGIYVYRREFLLKFAGMRQTALEQAEKLEQLRVLSYGYRIRVADVEEPSVEVDTPEDLLKAEEYLSSARQ from the coding sequence ATGGCCGTCGTCGCGATTATCCCGGTCCGCTACGGTTCGAGCCGCTTTCCCGGAAAGCCCCTGGCCATGATCGGCGGCAAACCGATAATCCAGCACGTCTATGAAAACACTTCCCGCACTCCCGGATTGAATCGCGTCATCGTCGCCACCGACGATCGCCGCATTTTTGAGACGGCGAAACAGTTCGGCGCCGAGGCAGTGATGACCTCGGCAAAGCACGCGAGCGGCACCGACCGCCTCGCCGAGGTCGCCAGGAAAATCCGCGCCGAGTGGATCGTCAACGTTCAGGGAGACCTGCCTTTCATCCGTCCGCAGACGATTCTCCGGACGCTGAACCCGCTGCGCCGCGACCGCTCGATCCCCATGGGAACGGCACGAACGCCGATCTTCGAGCGCGACGAATGGCTCAACCCGAACGTCGTCAAGGTCGTCACCGACCGGGAAGGATCCGCGCTTTATTTTTCCCGCGCGCCGATTCCTTACGCGCGGGGAGATAACGGCGCTCCGGCGCACGCCGCGAACGGCGCCCTACTTGGCTATCGCCACGTGGGGATTTACGTTTATCGCCGCGAGTTTTTGCTGAAGTTCGCCGGTATGCGCCAGACGGCGCTGGAGCAGGCGGAAAAATTGGAGCAGCTTCGGGTTCTGTCCTACGGTTATCGCATTCGCGTTGCAGACGTGGAGGAGCCTTCAGTGGAGGTGGACACGCCGGAAGATTTACTGAAGGCGGAAGAGTACCTCAGCAGCGCGCGGCAATAG
- the lptA gene encoding lipopolysaccharide transport periplasmic protein LptA encodes MKRNQADRAWRRRMGGAGLAACLLFAGIQSPGDAGEAAPTTKAGAKKKPSSGGDNAAKQKPIFVSSDRMEMDRQKNVLIYIGRVVVVQDDMTMRSDKLTTYFDSDLQSMKEAIAEGKLVQVTRGERVATGTKAVFDGVAQTITMTGNPMMRQGNSEISGERIIYFMVEDRAIVESGKANRVKATIFPDELQQQKDGSEPKKEK; translated from the coding sequence ATGAAAAGAAACCAGGCTGATCGGGCATGGCGCCGACGGATGGGCGGAGCGGGGTTGGCGGCCTGTTTGCTTTTTGCAGGCATCCAATCGCCGGGAGACGCGGGAGAGGCGGCGCCCACAACCAAGGCGGGGGCGAAAAAGAAACCCTCATCAGGCGGGGACAACGCCGCCAAGCAAAAGCCCATCTTCGTCAGTTCCGATCGGATGGAAATGGATCGGCAGAAGAACGTTCTGATCTACATTGGCCGGGTGGTCGTGGTTCAGGACGACATGACTATGAGGAGCGACAAGCTGACCACATACTTCGATTCCGACCTGCAGTCGATGAAGGAGGCGATCGCCGAGGGAAAGCTGGTACAGGTAACGCGGGGAGAACGGGTAGCCACCGGCACCAAGGCGGTTTTCGACGGCGTCGCCCAGACCATTACGATGACCGGCAATCCCATGATGCGCCAGGGAAACAGCGAGATCTCGGGAGAGCGCATCATTTACTTCATGGTTGAGGACCGCGCCATCGTCGAAAGTGGAAAAGCCAACCGAGTCAAGGCGACGATTTTCCCCGATGAGCTGCAGCAGCAAAAAGACGGCAGCGAGCCGAAAAAAGAAAAATGA
- a CDS encoding HAD-IIIA family hydrolase — MLDVDGVLTDGRIVMDHRGNEIKSFDVRDGQGIRLLQRAGVKVGIISGRSSAAVRHRAKDLGIELLYLRADDKLAAYEKIKRDTDFSDYEIAYVGDDLVDLPLLRRVGMAITVNDCWPGLKPMTDYVTRASGGKGAAREVAELLLKAQRKWVRVSRKYYLA; from the coding sequence TTGCTCGACGTTGACGGAGTTTTGACCGACGGCAGGATCGTGATGGATCACCGCGGGAATGAGATCAAATCATTCGACGTCCGCGACGGCCAGGGAATTCGCCTGCTCCAACGCGCGGGCGTTAAGGTCGGAATCATTTCCGGCCGCTCGTCGGCCGCGGTCAGGCATCGCGCCAAGGATCTCGGCATCGAACTGCTCTACCTACGGGCCGACGACAAACTCGCCGCCTATGAGAAGATCAAACGCGACACCGATTTTTCAGACTACGAGATCGCCTATGTCGGCGATGACTTGGTGGATCTGCCGCTCCTCAGAAGGGTTGGCATGGCGATAACAGTTAATGACTGCTGGCCGGGCCTTAAGCCGATGACCGATTACGTCACTCGCGCGTCTGGAGGAAAAGGAGCGGCAAGAGAAGTGGCCGAGCTGTTGTTAAAAGCCCAACGGAAGTGGGTTAGAGTGTCCAGAAAGTATTATCTCGCCTGA
- the lptC gene encoding LPS export ABC transporter periplasmic protein LptC — MNRRKMRMILLIAISAILGGVTFKVGESIWQGKKKSIREKAVKTALQYMPDAALQIKDFHRAQVDGERKVWEVFGEEARYLKAEGQLVLKKPRIFFYQKDDSTVEATGENGTLWIEEGQGDMQKAQLLGEVEVNFRGYVLKTGEILYFKNTNQMLLPGRVSVRGAGMELDGSHMEVSLDDEKMRLNRDVKTKVEPDKLQKLKGKPNEKKPG; from the coding sequence ATGAATCGTCGCAAGATGAGGATGATCCTCCTGATCGCGATCTCCGCTATATTAGGCGGAGTGACTTTCAAGGTCGGCGAGAGCATCTGGCAGGGGAAGAAGAAGTCGATCAGGGAAAAGGCGGTAAAAACCGCGCTCCAGTACATGCCGGACGCCGCTCTTCAGATCAAGGATTTTCATCGGGCTCAGGTCGATGGCGAGAGAAAAGTTTGGGAAGTCTTCGGCGAGGAAGCGAGATACCTCAAAGCAGAAGGGCAATTGGTACTGAAAAAACCGCGCATATTTTTTTATCAGAAGGACGATAGCACCGTGGAGGCTACCGGAGAAAATGGAACCCTCTGGATCGAGGAAGGCCAGGGAGACATGCAGAAGGCGCAACTCCTCGGCGAGGTGGAAGTCAACTTTCGCGGATACGTCTTGAAAACGGGCGAGATTCTCTATTTCAAGAACACCAACCAAATGCTCCTGCCGGGACGGGTAAGCGTCAGAGGCGCTGGCATGGAGTTGGACGGCTCGCACATGGAAGTCAGCCTGGACGACGAGAAGATGCGCTTGAATAGAGACGTGAAAACCAAAGTCGAGCCTGACAAGCTACAAAAATTGAAGGGAAAGCCGAATGAAAAGAAACCAGGCTGA
- a CDS encoding CTP synthase has protein sequence MASVKTKFIFVTGGVVSSLGKGLASASIGALMESRGLKVTLLKMDPYINVDPGTMSPFQHGEVFVTDDGAETDLDLGHYERYVSTPMGKKNNFTTGQIYETVISKERRGDYLGGTVQVIPHITDEIKRRIQAAAEGYDMAICEVGGTVGDIEGLPFLEAVREFGWDWGKENVLYVHLTLVPYITGGGELKTKPTQHSVKELTGLGIQPDILLCRTDRLLDKKIKAKIAHFCNVDESSVITAKDVEWIYEVPLIFHQEGLDEKVVEKLHMWTGAPNLKKWERVVQVLKNPKETVRIAVVGKYMELKESYKSLMEALVHGGIANEAKADLQCIEAESIEESGTKVLDQADGILVPGGFGDRGSEGKITAARYARENRIPYFGICLGMQMAVVEFARNVCGLNAANSTEFDAHTPHPVIDLMEMQKGVEKKGATMRLGAYPCILQDDSLAAKVYGKKKISERHRHRYEFNNKYRDAFAEKGMFPSGLSPDASLVEIVELKDHPWFLGCQFHPEFKSRPMDAHPLFKGFIKAALQNRQALKEVPRIKVART, from the coding sequence ATGGCAAGCGTGAAAACCAAATTCATCTTCGTAACCGGAGGCGTCGTATCGTCGCTGGGCAAGGGATTGGCCTCCGCCTCGATCGGCGCGCTGATGGAAAGCCGCGGTTTGAAGGTGACGCTGCTCAAGATGGATCCGTACATCAACGTCGATCCCGGCACGATGAGCCCGTTTCAGCACGGCGAGGTCTTCGTCACCGACGACGGCGCGGAAACCGATCTCGACCTCGGCCACTACGAGCGCTACGTCTCGACGCCGATGGGAAAGAAAAACAACTTCACCACCGGCCAGATTTACGAAACCGTCATCAGCAAGGAGCGGCGCGGCGATTACCTCGGCGGCACGGTGCAGGTGATCCCGCACATCACCGACGAGATCAAGCGGCGCATCCAGGCCGCCGCCGAAGGCTACGACATGGCCATCTGCGAAGTCGGCGGCACGGTCGGCGACATCGAAGGCCTGCCGTTCCTGGAGGCCGTGCGCGAGTTCGGCTGGGACTGGGGCAAGGAAAACGTTCTCTACGTTCATCTGACCTTGGTTCCCTACATCACCGGCGGCGGAGAGCTGAAGACCAAGCCAACGCAGCACAGCGTGAAAGAGCTGACCGGCCTCGGAATCCAGCCGGACATTTTGCTTTGCCGCACCGACCGCCTGCTGGACAAAAAGATCAAGGCCAAGATCGCGCACTTCTGCAACGTGGACGAAAGCTCGGTCATCACCGCCAAGGACGTGGAATGGATTTACGAAGTGCCGCTGATTTTCCACCAGGAGGGTCTCGACGAGAAGGTCGTCGAGAAGCTCCACATGTGGACGGGCGCGCCCAATCTCAAAAAATGGGAGAGAGTCGTCCAGGTGCTGAAGAATCCCAAAGAGACCGTGCGCATCGCCGTCGTCGGAAAGTACATGGAGCTGAAGGAGTCTTACAAGAGCCTGATGGAAGCGCTGGTGCACGGCGGCATCGCCAACGAGGCGAAGGCGGACCTGCAGTGCATCGAGGCCGAGAGCATCGAAGAGAGCGGCACGAAAGTTTTGGATCAGGCCGACGGCATTCTCGTTCCCGGCGGCTTCGGCGACCGCGGCAGCGAGGGAAAGATCACAGCGGCGCGCTACGCCCGCGAGAACCGCATCCCCTATTTCGGCATTTGCCTCGGGATGCAGATGGCGGTGGTTGAGTTCGCACGCAACGTTTGTGGCTTGAACGCGGCGAACTCGACCGAATTCGACGCCCACACGCCGCACCCGGTGATCGACCTCATGGAAATGCAGAAAGGCGTCGAGAAAAAAGGCGCGACGATGCGACTCGGGGCCTATCCCTGCATTCTCCAGGACGATTCCCTCGCCGCGAAAGTCTACGGCAAGAAAAAAATCTCCGAGCGCCATCGCCACCGCTACGAGTTCAACAACAAATACCGCGACGCGTTCGCTGAAAAAGGCATGTTCCCGAGCGGCCTGTCGCCGGACGCGAGTCTGGTCGAGATCGTCGAGTTGAAAGATCATCCGTGGTTCCTCGGATGTCAATTTCACCCCGAGTTCAAGTCGCGTCCGATGGACGCCCATCCCCTCTTCAAGGGATTTATCAAGGCCGCATTGCAAAACCGGCAGGCGCTGAAGGAAGTGCCGCGGATCAAAGTCGCGCGGACGTAA
- a CDS encoding retroviral-like aspartic protease family protein — translation MGVFRVPVKVRNWQNRYLPSDKQGKEIECQALVDSGAAEFVLPVELLEPLRLEYLDEVRVYTTAAGEHDYRVFGIAEVEVQGRTCQVRVIELPHGAEPLLGAVPLEEMDWHICPAEKRLVPNPRSPEKPLIPLV, via the coding sequence ATGGGAGTATTTCGCGTTCCGGTGAAGGTGAGGAACTGGCAAAACCGGTACCTCCCGTCAGACAAACAAGGAAAAGAAATAGAGTGCCAGGCGCTGGTCGATTCCGGCGCAGCGGAGTTCGTGCTCCCCGTCGAACTTCTCGAACCCCTCCGCCTTGAGTATCTGGACGAGGTGCGTGTCTACACCACCGCTGCCGGCGAGCACGACTATCGCGTATTCGGCATTGCAGAAGTGGAAGTCCAAGGGAGAACTTGTCAGGTGCGCGTGATCGAGCTTCCCCACGGAGCGGAGCCGCTTCTGGGAGCGGTTCCGCTTGAAGAGATGGACTGGCACATTTGTCCGGCAGAGAAGCGCCTCGTTCCCAATCCGAGATCGCCGGAAAAGCCTCTCATCCCGTTGGTTTAA
- the kdsA gene encoding 3-deoxy-8-phosphooctulonate synthase, with amino-acid sequence MAAKKIKIGGFEIGGGRPLALIAGPCVIESVDSAMRHAAFIKQAADRVGMPFIFKSSYDKANRTSLFSFRGPGVEEGLGILAKVRQEIGVPVLTDVHEKEQVDLAKDSVDVLQIPALLCRQTDFVVAVAQSGKIVNVKKGQFLAPWDVGNIVEKIVSSGNERVMVTERGVSFGYNNLVSDMRSLVVLGELGYPVVFDATHSLQLPGGLGQASGGERRYISALAKAAVAVGIDALFMEVHENPDKALSDGPNSLPLNELEELLKRVKEIDQLAKRN; translated from the coding sequence ATGGCTGCCAAAAAAATAAAAATCGGCGGATTCGAGATCGGCGGCGGGCGGCCGCTGGCGCTGATCGCCGGGCCGTGCGTGATCGAGAGCGTCGATTCGGCCATGAGGCACGCCGCCTTCATCAAGCAAGCGGCCGATCGAGTCGGCATGCCCTTCATCTTCAAATCCTCCTATGATAAGGCCAATCGCACTTCGCTGTTTTCTTTCCGCGGACCGGGGGTCGAAGAAGGGCTCGGCATCCTCGCCAAAGTGCGGCAGGAGATCGGCGTCCCCGTTCTCACCGACGTGCATGAAAAAGAACAAGTCGATCTGGCAAAGGATTCCGTCGACGTGCTCCAGATTCCCGCCCTTCTCTGCCGCCAGACCGATTTCGTCGTCGCCGTGGCGCAGTCGGGCAAGATCGTGAACGTAAAGAAGGGACAGTTCCTGGCGCCATGGGACGTCGGCAACATCGTCGAAAAGATCGTCTCGTCCGGAAACGAACGGGTCATGGTGACCGAGCGCGGCGTCTCTTTCGGCTATAACAATTTGGTCTCGGATATGCGCTCGCTGGTGGTGTTGGGCGAGCTGGGCTATCCCGTCGTCTTCGACGCCACGCACAGCCTGCAGCTTCCCGGCGGGTTGGGTCAAGCCTCGGGCGGCGAGCGCCGTTATATTTCGGCGCTCGCCAAGGCCGCCGTCGCAGTCGGTATCGACGCGCTGTTCATGGAAGTCCACGAGAACCCCGACAAGGCGCTCAGCGACGGGCCCAATTCGCTGCCGCTCAATGAATTGGAAGAGCTGCTCAAGCGGGTGAAAGAGATCGACCAACTGGCGAAACGAAATTAG